A genomic window from Acidimicrobiia bacterium includes:
- a CDS encoding ferredoxin, whose translation MKVWIDQDLCTGDGLCEEIAPKVFKLLDDGLAYVVEGDKVFNPGGPTGLANFDDDQLDGVVEAAEECPGECIYIEP comes from the coding sequence ATGAAGGTTTGGATTGATCAGGATTTATGTACTGGTGATGGGCTATGCGAAGAAATCGCACCTAAGGTTTTTAAATTATTAGATGATGGTTTAGCATACGTTGTTGAGGGTGATAAAGTTTTCAACCCTGGTGGGCCTACGGGTCTTGCTAATTTTGATGATGATCAATTAGACGGTGTTGTAGAGGCTGCTGAGGAATGTCCTGGAGAATGTATCTATATTGAGCCTTGA
- a CDS encoding L,D-transpeptidase, with protein MKSHIINMKNNRINKFSIISKFSFFLILTLAMIVTTVSFALDNKKSIAKIGVSNNPILAMASTPGSDGYWLVANDGGVFTYGAAQFYGSTGSQRLNRPIVSIASTPTGRGYWLVASDGGVFTFGDAQFYGSTGSIRLNRPIVSMTSTPSGRGYWLAASDGGIFAFGDAQFYGSTGSIRLNKPIVAMTSTPSGRGYWLAASDGGIFAFGDAQFYGSTGSIRLNKPIVAMTKTVSGRGYTLVASDGGIFNFGDSQFYGATSGDCLGAPTVGINTATNDSGYYTITADSQFSNFGPGHSTSCPPPPQNGCTGNIVAKKIIVSINLQHLWACEFGTEYLNTPITTGAEGIGFGTPTGAFSIYAKQRNTYLVGPGYRSFVSYWMPFYRGYGLHDASWRRSFGVGGFERGGSHGCVNMPPSVTSYVYNWATIGTQVIVKR; from the coding sequence ATGAAATCGCACATTATCAATATGAAAAATAATCGAATAAATAAATTTTCGATAATCTCTAAATTCTCATTCTTTCTAATATTAACACTAGCCATGATTGTTACTACTGTTTCTTTTGCATTAGATAATAAAAAATCCATAGCCAAGATAGGTGTCTCAAATAATCCAATACTTGCAATGGCATCTACGCCAGGTAGTGATGGTTACTGGCTTGTAGCGAATGATGGTGGAGTATTCACATATGGCGCAGCACAGTTCTACGGATCAACAGGTAGTCAGCGTCTTAATAGACCAATAGTTTCAATTGCTTCTACTCCAACTGGAAGAGGATATTGGCTTGTAGCAAGCGATGGTGGAGTATTTACATTTGGTGATGCACAGTTCTACGGATCAACTGGCAGTATACGACTTAATAGACCAATAGTTTCAATGACTTCGACTCCATCAGGTAGAGGATATTGGTTAGCTGCAAGTGACGGCGGTATATTTGCTTTTGGTGATGCACAGTTCTACGGATCAACTGGCAGTATACGACTTAATAAGCCAATAGTTGCAATGACTTCGACTCCATCAGGTAGAGGATATTGGTTAGCTGCAAGTGACGGCGGTATATTTGCTTTTGGTGATGCACAGTTCTACGGATCAACTGGCAGTATACGACTTAATAAGCCAATAGTTGCAATGACAAAAACTGTAAGCGGTAGGGGATACACATTAGTTGCAAGCGATGGTGGAATTTTTAACTTTGGTGACTCACAATTTTATGGAGCTACAAGCGGCGATTGCTTAGGTGCTCCAACTGTTGGCATTAATACTGCAACTAACGACAGTGGTTATTACACAATTACAGCAGATTCACAATTCTCCAATTTTGGACCCGGACATAGCACCTCTTGTCCACCTCCACCTCAAAATGGTTGCACAGGGAATATAGTAGCTAAGAAAATTATTGTCAGCATTAATCTACAACATTTATGGGCATGTGAGTTTGGAACAGAATATTTAAATACTCCTATAACTACTGGAGCTGAAGGCATAGGTTTTGGAACACCAACTGGGGCATTCTCTATTTACGCGAAACAAAGAAATACTTATCTAGTCGGACCTGGCTATAGGTCATTTGTTTCGTATTGGATGCCATTTTATAGAGGTTATGGATTACATGATGCATCATGGAGACGATCTTTTGGTGTTGGAGGATTTGAACGTGGAGGATCTCACGGTTGTGTAAACATGCCACCTTCAGTTACAAGTTATGTTTATAATTGGGCAACTATTGGCACACAAGTTATAGTGAAACGGTAG
- a CDS encoding tRNA (adenine-N1)-methyltransferase, which translates to MPFSIGDLALVVDNKRKRYLFSLVADGEFHTHAGILYHNDILEKDSGSQVRNSKDHVFIVLTPTMSDYILKMPRGAQVIYPKDHGTIITYADIFPGARVLESGVGSGALSISLLRAIGNTGELIGYDIREDFAEQAKRNVYKYMGDDVPWKVVVKDIYKGIDDTNLDRIVLDLPEPWNVVEHAEKALTPGGIFISYVPQITQAVRLREALSNSKFAFESTFETLLRTWKIEGQIARPDHRMVAHTGFLTVARLLTY; encoded by the coding sequence ATGCCATTTTCAATAGGGGATTTAGCCTTAGTAGTAGATAATAAGAGAAAACGATATTTGTTTTCATTAGTAGCTGATGGAGAATTCCATACCCATGCAGGTATTTTGTACCATAATGATATTCTTGAAAAAGATTCTGGTTCACAAGTAAGAAACTCTAAAGATCATGTTTTTATTGTGTTAACCCCAACTATGTCTGACTACATTCTAAAAATGCCCAGAGGTGCACAAGTTATATACCCTAAAGACCATGGAACAATTATCACTTATGCAGATATTTTCCCTGGAGCACGCGTATTAGAATCTGGTGTTGGTTCTGGAGCATTAAGTATCTCTCTATTACGAGCAATAGGAAATACTGGTGAATTAATTGGTTATGACATTCGTGAAGATTTTGCCGAACAAGCAAAAAGAAATGTATATAAGTATATGGGTGATGATGTGCCTTGGAAAGTAGTTGTAAAAGATATTTATAAAGGTATCGACGATACAAACCTAGATCGAATTGTTTTAGATCTACCTGAACCTTGGAACGTTGTTGAACACGCCGAAAAAGCATTAACACCAGGTGGAATATTTATATCTTATGTACCTCAGATAACACAAGCTGTTAGATTGAGAGAAGCTCTTAGTAATTCGAAATTTGCTTTTGAATCCACTTTTGAGACCTTATTGCGTACTTGGAAAATTGAAGGCCAGATTGCCCGTCCAGATCATAGGATGGTTGCACATACAGGCTTTCTTACTGTCGCACGGCTATTGACATATTAG
- a CDS encoding D-alanyl-D-alanine carboxypeptidase: MKNTKNTIIIAFLLTSLILFSYGNSLLLFSKSTNVSDNSKGQLLLNKKDVSNVKPSNFKHSLEVELSKISLSKSIVELLPADFCLIGEWSNSDKEIVDLNPNKALVPGSALKIATAAIVFSNFKKDETLDTTIYGQATNGVVETASMTISGDPSFISNNPPNLGRQDYIENKYTHTFSDLANKLSVLNIKNIKKLVIDTSWFNIPSYNKEWESKKNQVGAMGALLVDEGYEQNSVSLEPQIYASNILKEMFLSKFVTIGTIEFSKKQLDPKLTTKENLLASIQSASIEKLVTDMLKNSNNIYAEQLLIASAHKSIGRVDIESLMNFANTQLNKLVPNTDGLKFLNGSGFSYSSTITCSELMSIISSVSKKGINIISLTSKAGIDGTLANRFAEYKNILQAKTGTLDGVTALIGNIDKIHFSLLVNGQFNDAKGHIYQEKTVALLKQFPSINNLKI, translated from the coding sequence GTGAAAAATACTAAAAATACAATAATTATTGCCTTTCTTCTAACTTCATTGATTTTATTTTCATACGGTAATTCCTTATTATTATTTTCAAAATCAACAAATGTGTCAGATAATTCAAAGGGTCAATTACTTTTAAACAAAAAAGATGTATCAAATGTAAAACCAAGTAACTTTAAGCATAGTTTAGAAGTAGAACTATCAAAAATATCATTATCTAAGAGTATTGTTGAGCTATTACCAGCTGATTTTTGCCTTATAGGAGAATGGTCAAATTCAGATAAGGAAATAGTGGATTTAAATCCAAATAAGGCTTTAGTTCCTGGTTCAGCATTAAAAATTGCAACTGCAGCAATAGTTTTCTCTAATTTCAAAAAGGACGAGACTTTAGATACAACTATATATGGGCAAGCAACAAATGGTGTTGTAGAAACAGCTTCAATGACAATAAGTGGTGATCCTAGTTTCATTTCTAATAATCCTCCAAATTTAGGTAGACAAGATTATATAGAAAATAAATATACACATACATTTTCAGATTTAGCTAATAAACTATCAGTTTTAAATATTAAGAATATTAAAAAGTTAGTAATAGATACTTCATGGTTCAATATTCCTTCATACAATAAAGAATGGGAATCGAAAAAAAATCAAGTTGGTGCAATGGGAGCATTATTAGTTGATGAAGGATACGAGCAAAATAGTGTATCTTTAGAACCACAAATATACGCATCTAATATTTTAAAAGAAATGTTTTTATCTAAATTTGTAACTATTGGCACTATAGAGTTTTCTAAGAAACAATTAGACCCAAAGTTAACAACAAAAGAGAATTTATTAGCTTCTATTCAAAGTGCTTCTATAGAAAAATTAGTTACTGATATGCTCAAAAATTCTAATAATATTTATGCTGAACAACTCCTAATAGCATCAGCGCATAAATCAATAGGGAGAGTGGATATTGAATCACTGATGAATTTTGCAAATACTCAGCTTAATAAGCTCGTCCCGAATACAGATGGTCTCAAATTTTTAAATGGTTCTGGTTTTTCATATTCTTCTACAATTACTTGTTCAGAATTAATGAGTATTATTTCAAGCGTTTCAAAAAAAGGGATAAATATAATTTCATTGACTTCTAAAGCCGGAATTGACGGTACCTTAGCTAATCGATTTGCTGAGTATAAAAATATTCTTCAAGCAAAAACAGGGACTTTAGATGGAGTTACTGCATTAATAGGTAATATTGATAAAATTCATTTTTCGTTATTGGTTAATGGACAATTCAATGATGCTAAAGGCCATATATACCAAGAGAAAACCGTTGCTCTATTAAAACAATTTCCTTCAATCAACAACTTGAAAATATAA
- a CDS encoding glycosyltransferase family 2 protein, translated as MISVVLPAFNESETLENTTKDIFAYLKSRKEVFEIIIVENGSSDNTRDIGKRLSDEIKNVKFFSEVLPDYGAALRRGLREACGDIIVNFDVDFYDFDFLERSVQIIREHSDHRPAIVVGSKRTEGANDNRPVLRRFATFIFSSILKFGFGLGVSDTHGIKAMHRSSVIDVERLCKFTVDLFDTELILRCERSGIIVSEIPVSVEESRPARSNLISRIPRTLFGLAKMRFVFFFESIFRRGELKPAKLK; from the coding sequence ATGATTTCGGTTGTACTACCTGCTTTTAATGAGTCAGAGACTCTAGAGAACACTACTAAAGATATTTTTGCGTACTTAAAATCTCGTAAAGAAGTATTTGAAATTATTATTGTAGAAAATGGCTCAAGTGATAATACGCGAGACATTGGAAAAAGACTTTCAGATGAAATCAAAAATGTTAAATTCTTCTCCGAAGTATTGCCTGACTATGGTGCAGCATTGCGCAGAGGACTTAGAGAAGCATGTGGAGATATAATAGTTAATTTTGATGTAGATTTTTATGATTTTGACTTTTTAGAACGTTCAGTTCAAATAATTAGAGAGCATAGTGATCATCGACCAGCAATTGTTGTTGGATCTAAAAGGACTGAAGGAGCAAATGATAACAGGCCAGTACTAAGAAGATTTGCTACATTTATTTTTTCCAGTATATTAAAATTTGGTTTTGGGCTCGGGGTTTCGGATACTCATGGCATAAAAGCTATGCATCGATCTAGCGTTATTGATGTAGAAAGACTTTGTAAATTCACCGTTGATCTATTTGATACTGAACTTATTTTGCGCTGTGAACGTTCAGGAATAATAGTTAGCGAAATACCTGTTTCCGTTGAAGAGTCTCGTCCAGCAAGATCAAATCTGATTTCTCGTATACCAAGAACTCTTTTTGGTTTGGCAAAGATGAGATTTGTCTTCTTTTTTGAGTCTATTTTTCGTCGTGGGGAGTTGAAACCTGCAAAACTAAAGTGA
- the tkt gene encoding transketolase: protein MSQTVIKSSESIDAKCVNTIRALSLDCVEKAKSGHQGTAMALAPLAHVLYTRVLRHDPHKPKTFNRDRLVLSAGHASALLYSTLHLCGYEITLDDLKEFRQSDSLTPGHPEFNHTDGVEVTTGPLGQGFANAVGMAMAEKNLQARFGNELIDHNIFVICGDGDLMEGVSYEAASFAGHNKLDNLIVIYDDNKITIDGKTDLTFSEDVAKRFASQGWNVIEPGEISEDLDAIESVINEAKVNTGAPTIIILPTECGFPSPKLTGSHLAHGNPFDSQEIIATKQAMGSSTDSFVVDKDVYEFYENAVAHQSEKLFDHALNVATQIKEGSSNSFKVKELTSIISGNNSGVQGLSKSDLQEYFNDKPKISDQIATRVSCANVLSKIGEVLPSLIGGSADLTGNTGTKINGFEPFSPNNFSGRQIHFGIREHAMAAIAVGMCAGYGLHTFTGTFFVFSDYMRPSIRLAALSNIPVLFVFSQDSIGVGEDGPTHQPVEQLASLRAMPNLNVVRPADAFETAAAIENHFLNPNGPTVLVTSRQNVEVLENTQTRSRSGILKGGYTLNDYDNPDITLVGSGSETQLCVQAAEELMREHKVKARVVSMISMNSFLKLSKDEQQNILGRDIPILSIEAASTFGWSTIADDSIGIDRFGASAPAGTIYEKLNISTKELVSRALKLTSK from the coding sequence ATGTCGCAAACTGTAATAAAAAGTAGTGAATCTATTGATGCGAAATGTGTAAATACAATACGCGCATTATCGCTTGATTGTGTAGAGAAGGCAAAATCTGGACATCAAGGTACAGCTATGGCTCTAGCTCCCCTTGCTCATGTTTTATATACAAGAGTATTGCGTCATGACCCGCATAAGCCTAAAACATTTAATCGCGATCGTCTTGTACTTAGTGCAGGTCACGCTAGCGCATTACTTTATTCGACACTACATCTATGTGGTTACGAAATTACACTAGATGATCTCAAAGAATTTCGTCAATCTGACTCGCTTACGCCTGGGCATCCAGAATTTAATCATACCGATGGTGTAGAAGTTACCACTGGTCCTTTAGGTCAAGGATTCGCAAATGCTGTTGGAATGGCTATGGCTGAAAAGAATCTTCAAGCTAGATTTGGAAATGAATTAATCGATCATAATATTTTTGTAATATGCGGTGATGGTGACTTAATGGAAGGCGTTTCATATGAGGCTGCTTCTTTTGCAGGTCATAACAAGCTTGATAATTTAATAGTGATATATGATGATAATAAAATTACTATTGATGGTAAAACAGATTTAACTTTTTCAGAAGATGTTGCTAAACGCTTTGCATCACAAGGCTGGAATGTAATTGAGCCAGGAGAAATTTCAGAAGACCTAGACGCAATCGAATCCGTTATTAATGAAGCTAAAGTAAATACCGGAGCACCCACTATAATTATTTTGCCAACTGAATGCGGTTTCCCTTCGCCTAAATTGACTGGCTCGCATTTGGCTCATGGTAATCCGTTTGATTCACAAGAAATTATCGCTACAAAACAAGCTATGGGTTCTAGTACCGACAGTTTTGTTGTTGATAAAGATGTATATGAATTCTATGAGAATGCTGTAGCTCATCAAAGCGAGAAGTTATTTGACCATGCATTAAATGTTGCTACACAAATTAAAGAAGGTAGTAGCAATAGCTTTAAAGTTAAAGAATTAACATCTATAATTTCAGGTAATAATAGTGGTGTACAAGGATTATCTAAAAGTGATTTGCAAGAATATTTCAACGATAAACCAAAGATATCTGACCAAATAGCAACACGTGTAAGTTGTGCAAATGTATTATCTAAAATTGGTGAAGTTCTTCCCTCTTTAATTGGAGGATCGGCGGACTTGACAGGAAATACTGGGACAAAAATAAATGGTTTTGAACCGTTTTCTCCAAATAACTTTTCTGGAAGACAGATACATTTCGGTATTCGTGAACATGCAATGGCAGCGATTGCTGTTGGAATGTGCGCTGGTTATGGGCTACATACTTTTACTGGAACATTTTTTGTATTTAGCGACTATATGAGGCCTTCAATTAGGCTTGCAGCATTAAGTAATATTCCAGTATTATTTGTTTTTTCTCAAGATTCGATTGGCGTTGGCGAAGATGGTCCTACGCATCAACCAGTTGAACAATTGGCTTCATTACGTGCGATGCCAAACTTGAATGTAGTTAGGCCAGCTGATGCTTTCGAAACCGCTGCCGCTATTGAAAACCATTTCTTAAACCCTAATGGACCTACAGTTTTAGTTACTTCAAGACAAAATGTTGAGGTTTTAGAAAATACTCAAACTAGGTCTCGTTCCGGTATTTTAAAAGGTGGATATACTTTAAATGATTACGATAACCCTGATATAACATTAGTAGGATCTGGTTCTGAGACGCAATTATGTGTACAAGCAGCAGAAGAATTGATGAGAGAACATAAAGTTAAGGCTCGCGTAGTGTCTATGATATCAATGAACAGTTTCCTAAAACTCAGTAAAGATGAACAACAAAATATATTAGGTAGAGATATTCCAATATTGAGTATAGAAGCAGCTTCCACATTTGGATGGTCAACTATTGCTGATGATTCAATTGGCATAGATCGATTCGGTGCTTCCGCTCCTGCAGGTACCATATACGAAAAACTAAATATATCTACTAAAGAATTAGTCTCTCGTGCATTAAAGTTAACTTCAAAATAA
- the tal gene encoding transaldolase has protein sequence MRSLKKMLERGQSPWYDNLSRKLIESGELETFIEEGIVGITSNPTIFDNSISKTNDYDDALKINANKNITPEDTYWDLVCEDISNAADIIRPVFDDSKGVDGFVSVEVSPLLANDTVETIVQANELFARISKDNVMIKIPATKEGLGAIEAVIANNIPVNVTLIFSIERYEEVIQAYKKGIRALRDKGISDTPASVASFFISRLDTKLDPQLPEGSNLIGKAAIANASGAYELFKTEFKEYLDQPQSLMRPLWASTSTKNPTFSQTLYVDELLAKNTVNTLPYSTIEAIRAGKDDFPLVDLEHDAEQLSKYMAEIENILDVNKIMEELEAEGVESFKNSYISCLKSIEARLAQFTDK, from the coding sequence ATGCGTAGCTTGAAAAAAATGTTAGAACGTGGACAAAGTCCATGGTACGATAATTTGTCACGTAAACTAATTGAATCTGGTGAACTAGAAACTTTTATTGAAGAAGGAATTGTTGGGATCACATCTAATCCAACAATATTTGATAATTCAATTTCAAAAACTAATGATTATGATGATGCATTGAAAATTAATGCAAATAAAAATATAACTCCAGAAGATACATATTGGGATCTAGTTTGTGAAGATATTTCAAATGCTGCAGATATTATCCGACCAGTTTTTGATGATTCAAAAGGCGTCGATGGATTTGTCAGCGTTGAAGTTTCTCCACTTTTAGCGAATGACACAGTGGAAACTATTGTTCAGGCTAATGAATTATTTGCACGAATATCAAAAGATAATGTCATGATTAAAATTCCAGCAACAAAAGAAGGCCTTGGAGCTATAGAAGCTGTGATAGCTAATAATATTCCAGTAAATGTAACTTTAATTTTTTCTATTGAACGTTATGAAGAAGTTATCCAAGCATATAAAAAAGGTATAAGAGCTTTACGAGATAAAGGTATTTCTGATACTCCAGCTTCTGTTGCATCGTTCTTTATATCAAGATTAGACACCAAGTTAGATCCGCAGTTACCAGAAGGTTCTAATTTAATTGGAAAAGCTGCTATTGCTAACGCAAGTGGAGCATATGAATTATTTAAAACAGAATTTAAAGAATATTTGGATCAGCCACAATCTTTAATGAGACCTTTGTGGGCATCGACTTCGACAAAAAATCCTACTTTTTCTCAGACTTTATATGTTGATGAATTATTAGCAAAAAATACAGTTAATACTTTACCATACAGCACAATTGAGGCTATAAGAGCAGGTAAAGACGATTTTCCTTTAGTTGACCTTGAACATGATGCGGAACAACTTAGTAAATATATGGCTGAGATTGAAAATATACTTGATGTTAATAAAATTATGGAAGAATTAGAGGCAGAGGGTGTAGAGTCTTTCAAGAATTCTTATATTTCATGCCTAAAATCAATTGAGGCCCGTTTGGCACAATTTACTGATAAGTAA
- the cofG gene encoding 7,8-didemethyl-8-hydroxy-5-deazariboflavin synthase CofG, whose amino-acid sequence MLSKDEAFKLTKYTYNDLQASAAAIRDEVYGKRITYSPNIYLPITQLCRDNCAYCAFAQSPENADSIYMSIDDVGKECVKAIESKYCEALLSLGEFPEDKYIEARNWLDENGYERTIDYIFNVASYILNNHGLLPHINAGASSAKDLARLKKVSASQGMYLETVAGRLSEPGGPHYNCPDKQPALRLSTLEAAGRAKIPFTTGILVGIGETREERIATLLAIRDLHLRFNHIQEVVIQNFVPKLNTAMFNATPAGTDEYLWSISAARLIFKDSTHIQATSINHSIDNLLDAGVDDLGAIKPITRAEKYPTNLKEHLAMLRIQLSEFNKDLTARACIYPEYIDRKDFVDDAVLPFIKDKVNSSGLLKIDPSHINWDTGEVLDLTELENQIEKKRDRNFPIKNKQ is encoded by the coding sequence ATGCTATCAAAAGACGAAGCCTTCAAATTAACTAAGTATACCTACAATGACCTTCAAGCTTCTGCAGCCGCTATAAGAGATGAAGTTTATGGTAAGAGAATAACTTATTCGCCGAATATATATTTACCTATAACACAATTGTGTAGAGATAATTGTGCCTATTGTGCTTTTGCACAATCACCTGAAAATGCGGATTCAATTTACATGAGCATTGATGATGTGGGAAAAGAGTGTGTAAAAGCAATTGAATCAAAATATTGTGAAGCACTTTTAAGTTTGGGTGAATTTCCAGAAGATAAATATATTGAAGCTAGAAATTGGTTAGATGAAAATGGCTATGAGCGTACAATTGATTACATTTTTAATGTTGCTAGTTATATATTAAATAATCATGGTTTGCTCCCCCACATTAATGCCGGTGCAAGCTCAGCAAAGGATTTAGCTAGATTAAAAAAAGTATCAGCATCTCAGGGAATGTATCTTGAAACAGTTGCTGGACGATTATCTGAACCCGGTGGACCTCATTATAATTGCCCTGACAAGCAGCCAGCATTAAGACTTTCAACGCTTGAAGCTGCTGGACGTGCTAAAATCCCTTTTACAACAGGAATTTTAGTAGGTATTGGAGAAACTAGAGAAGAACGTATTGCCACTTTGTTAGCAATCCGAGATTTGCATTTGAGATTTAATCATATCCAAGAAGTAGTTATCCAAAATTTCGTTCCTAAATTAAACACAGCAATGTTTAATGCAACGCCTGCTGGGACAGATGAATATTTATGGTCTATATCTGCCGCAAGATTAATTTTTAAAGATTCAACTCATATCCAAGCAACTAGTATTAACCACTCCATAGATAACCTTTTAGATGCAGGTGTCGATGATCTAGGTGCAATAAAACCTATAACAAGAGCGGAGAAATATCCTACAAATTTGAAAGAGCATTTGGCAATGCTACGTATCCAATTAAGTGAATTTAACAAAGATCTTACTGCAAGAGCTTGTATTTACCCAGAATATATTGATAGAAAAGACTTTGTAGATGATGCTGTACTTCCATTTATCAAAGATAAAGTAAATAGTTCAGGTTTACTAAAGATTGATCCTTCACACATCAATTGGGATACAGGTGAAGTATTAGATCTGACTGAACTAGAAAATCAAATTGAAAAAAAACGTGATAGAAACTTCCCCATAAAAAATAAGCAATAA
- a CDS encoding adenosine kinase yields MNDVLGIGNALVDILASVNDTFLDEHDLNKSTMHLTENDKQELILRDLKKTTIASGGSVANTIATLGQLGCDAAFIGQITDDKWGVFFEQDMQDLGIETKLNILKSDEERVSGTSVILITPDGERTMNTNLGVSSLINKSCLDNDIINNSKMLYLEGYLYDSLEAKETINLSVLMAKKQSSKIALSLSDAFCVDRHRVAFKDLISNIDILLANESEICSLFEIDNQHLNIEMISEFKNELPPMVAITQSERGATIIENNEIFCIPTVPVISPIDLTGAGDQFAAGFLFGLINGFNSKKSGDIGIHLALEIISRIGPRFATDEIIKTS; encoded by the coding sequence ATGAATGATGTTTTAGGTATCGGTAATGCCCTTGTTGACATCTTGGCTTCTGTAAATGATACTTTTTTGGATGAGCATGATCTGAACAAATCTACAATGCATTTAACAGAAAATGACAAACAAGAATTGATTTTACGAGATTTAAAAAAAACAACTATCGCAAGTGGCGGTTCAGTCGCGAATACAATTGCAACTTTAGGTCAATTAGGCTGCGATGCTGCATTTATTGGACAAATAACTGATGATAAATGGGGAGTTTTTTTTGAACAAGATATGCAAGATCTTGGTATTGAAACAAAATTAAATATTCTAAAAAGTGATGAAGAAAGAGTTAGTGGGACTTCAGTTATTTTAATCACACCAGATGGCGAACGCACCATGAATACCAATTTGGGTGTTTCATCTTTAATAAATAAAAGTTGTTTAGATAATGATATTATAAATAATTCTAAGATGCTTTATTTGGAAGGCTATCTTTATGATTCTTTAGAGGCTAAAGAAACAATCAATTTATCGGTTTTGATGGCTAAAAAGCAATCTTCTAAAATCGCTTTATCTTTAAGTGACGCATTTTGTGTAGATAGACACAGAGTTGCATTCAAAGATCTTATTTCTAATATCGATATTTTATTAGCTAATGAATCTGAAATATGTTCTTTATTCGAAATAGATAATCAACATTTGAATATCGAAATGATTAGTGAATTTAAAAATGAACTACCTCCAATGGTTGCAATAACTCAATCTGAGCGTGGTGCTACAATTATTGAAAATAATGAAATATTTTGCATACCGACAGTTCCAGTAATATCACCTATTGATCTAACAGGTGCAGGAGATCAATTTGCAGCTGGATTTCTATTCGGTCTAATAAATGGCTTTAACTCAAAAAAATCCGGTGATATTGGAATTCATCTAGCATTAGAGATTATCTCTCGAATTGGACCTCGATTTGCGACAGATGAAATTATTAAAACGTCTTAA
- a CDS encoding TIGR00730 family Rossman fold protein codes for MARLSRYRIGEEDIDNAISELVEMAKGREINTDLVQEMITSSIRMLRESNDRGDLKIANAALKEMRYSFNVFESYRGQKKASIFGSARTPEDHPLYELTRKLGAGLAKEDWMVITGAGPGIMTAGIEGAGSEMSFGVGIKLPFESTTSQFISGDPKLVNFRYFFTRKLMFMKESSGFILMPGGFGTMDEGFELLTLMQTGKMMSTPVVFLDEPNGTYWERFDEFIRGTLIQDNYVGENDLNLYLLAKTAEEAIEELKHFYANYLSQRFVDGIMVLRMKRPISDTALSSINREFSDIITRGEIERCEISKDELADKDNLNSHRLRFNFDKRHWASLRQIINQINDF; via the coding sequence ATGGCTCGATTAAGTAGGTATCGTATTGGCGAAGAAGATATTGATAATGCAATATCAGAATTGGTTGAAATGGCCAAAGGACGAGAAATCAATACGGATCTAGTCCAAGAAATGATTACATCATCAATCAGGATGTTAAGAGAAAGTAATGATAGAGGAGATCTAAAAATTGCTAATGCTGCATTAAAGGAAATGAGGTATTCATTTAATGTTTTTGAATCTTATAGAGGTCAGAAGAAAGCATCAATTTTTGGTTCAGCAAGGACGCCCGAGGATCATCCTCTTTATGAATTGACACGCAAACTAGGTGCTGGACTGGCAAAAGAAGATTGGATGGTCATAACTGGTGCCGGACCTGGAATTATGACAGCTGGAATTGAGGGTGCGGGTTCAGAAATGTCATTTGGCGTAGGTATAAAATTACCTTTTGAATCTACAACTTCACAGTTTATTTCTGGTGATCCAAAACTAGTTAATTTCAGATATTTCTTTACAAGAAAATTAATGTTCATGAAAGAATCTTCTGGATTCATTTTGATGCCTGGTGGATTTGGAACAATGGACGAAGGCTTTGAACTATTGACGCTAATGCAAACAGGTAAAATGATGAGTACTCCTGTAGTTTTTCTTGATGAACCAAATGGTACTTATTGGGAGCGCTTCGATGAATTTATACGGGGAACTTTAATCCAAGACAATTATGTTGGAGAAAATGATTTAAATCTCTATCTTCTTGCCAAAACAGCAGAAGAAGCTATTGAAGAATTAAAACATTTTTATGCGAATTATCTCTCGCAAAGGTTTGTCGATGGCATCATGGTATTGAGAATGAAAAGACCGATTTCAGATACGGCTTTAAGTTCCATTAATAGGGAATTTTCTGACATTATTACACGTGGTGAAATAGAGCGTTGTGAAATATCAAAAGATGAACTAGCGGATAAAGATAATTTAAATTCTCATAGGTTGCGATTCAACTTCGATAAGAGACATTGGGCAAGTTTGAGACAAATTATAAATCAGATCAATGATTTTTAG